From Rutidosis leptorrhynchoides isolate AG116_Rl617_1_P2 unplaced genomic scaffold, CSIRO_AGI_Rlap_v1 contig619, whole genome shotgun sequence, a single genomic window includes:
- the LOC139884882 gene encoding uncharacterized protein, with protein sequence MAKGGRGRRRISSRQCKTTPHSLSACNHHGISKDLLPRRCSKVPDKKDWEDARCAVCMECPHNAVLLLCSSHDKGCRAYMCGTSFRYSNCLDQYKKAYTKVVASNHRQPENGTLGNPIDLSDLNLMDVDNTTNNNCVVPELACPLCRGQVKGWTVVEPAREYLNSKKRSCMQDDCSFLGTFKELRKHMKADHPSARPREVDPDMEQKWRSLERERERNDVLSTIRSTMPGARVFGDYVIEGNRHHEFHSDEDGGGFEGNGVDADLMNFFILFHAFGHSGDELRRRLRNPQGNIGIRHPSPVGGLNVQEQVYDDDDDDDLDDPDDGHSFESRMRLRHNQELLGRSARRRRRREANNRDQN encoded by the coding sequence ATGGCGAAAGGTGGCAGAGGACGACGCAGGATCTCTTCCAGGCAATGCAAGACAACTCCACACTCGTTGTCAGCTTGCAATCATCATGGCATCTCCAAAGATTTGCTTCCGAGAAGATGCTCCAAAGTGCCGGATAAGAAAGACTGGGAAGATGCAAGATGTGCTGTGTGCATGGAGTGTCCTCACAATGCTGTTCTTCTGCTGTGTTCCTCACATGACAAGGGTTGTCGTGCATACATGTGTGGAACTAGTTTTCGGTATTCGAACTGCCTTGATCAATACAAGAAAGCCTATACCAAGGTTGTCGCATCCAATCACAGGCAGCCAGAAAATGGCACATTGGGGAATCCGATAGATTTGTCTGATCTGAATTTGATGGATGTGGAcaacaccaccaacaacaactgtGTAGTCCCAGAACTTGCATGCCCCCTTTGTAGAGGTCAGGTGAAAGGGTGGACTGTTGTAGAACCTGCCAGGGAATATCTCAACTCCAAAAAGAGAAGTTGCATGCAGGATGATTGCTCGTTTCTAGGCACTTTCAAGGAATTGCGAAAACACATGAAAGCGGACCATCCCTCTGCTAGGCCACGAGAAGTAGATCCTGATATGGAGCAAAAATGGAGGAGCCTCGAGAGGGAGCGTGAAAGAAATGACGTGCTCAGCACGATTCGGTCAACAATGCCTGGGGCGAGGGTCTTTGGTGATTATGTAATCGAGGGAAATCGTCACCATGAATTCCACTCTGATGAAGATGGTGGGGGTTTTGAGGGGAATGGTGTTGATGCAGACTTGATGAATTTCTttattctgtttcatgcatttggACATTCTGGTGATGAGCTTCGTAGGCGGCTTAGGAATCCCCAGGGCAATATTGGTATTCGACACCCCTCGCCAGTTGGTGGTTTGAATGTCCAAGAACAAGTGTATGATGATGACGACGACGATGACTTGGATGATCCTGACGATGGACATTCGTTTGAGAGTCGCATGCGTCTTCGTCATAACCAAGAGCTTCTAGGACGATCGGCTAGGAGACGTCGACGTAGAGAAGCTAATAACAGAGATCAGAATTAG